The nucleotide sequence aattcaaTGAATGGATTTTGGCCGTTCACCTACCAAACTTAGCCACGTGATCAAATGTTAATTATAAAGATACAGTTGTTAAATGGGCCCCCACATAACATTATTTTCGTAGTTTCTTGTCCATCGATTTTTGTTACTATCCGTTGTAATGTGTTTTCTATATTTGTTCTGTCGGTTTTCCTccgttatttttcttattcaaacTACTTCTATTTGCATTACTTGAGTCGATCTTCTAGAAACAACTCTCTCTATCTCTATAGGGTAAAGGATACAATGGAATCGACGAAATGACCAACGAAGGTCGTTTCGGTGAAAAATGAAATCGATCGAAATGACCAACAGAGATCTTTTCGGTGAAATGTGATCAACTCAACATTTTTCAAATTTCACTAAAAATCCACCGGTGTCTGAAATGAGTCTGAAAGCTTCATGATCCAAACCGAAGGTCTTCTTAGCCAAAAACTTACGTTCTAGAGCTAACGAaactgttgaaatttttttttctagttcGCCTACTGAGAACTCGATCGAAGTCAAACTTTTCAACTATAAACGCTCCAAACTAGAAAAACTTGCCTAAAATCCAACCGATCTCCTCAAAAACCGAAATATTTCTGTACACTCTATCCTTCTCGGACTTGTAACTTGGAAATTATGAGGGATATGATGTTGTATCATCATAACTACTAAATTCAATTTGAGCCGTTAGATTAAAACAATCTTTTTGTATGGCCCATTAGATGATATACATGTGGCCCATTATTATAAGCCCATAACATGCTTTGTTGGGCCCACTAATTTTCTCCCTCTACTTAGATTTGGACACGTGTACATTACTTTAACAGTTTACCCGCTGTTTTGTCTCCTATATCACTCCACAACCAAATATCTAATGTGTATTCCTTGACTAATTCTACGAGGTATATTTTATCTTCGTTCtcataaataacataaacatacaccttaacttattatatttatataaattctcattcttataaagtaattataaattttttaattaattatgtatctttgttggatctatcgggagctaattatgtatctcaacaaattcaaaatgaaaaaaaatgtatcgaaagctaattatgcgtctttataaagaaaaaaatgtacttcgttgaatgtatcgaaagataattatgtatctcgacatatccaaaatcgagattttcagtaattatgcaaaacatcaaatttttctGTAACTAAGCTTCAAACTgtcgaaatttatgttgtttctCCCACTTTTATCTATTAAGATTTGAGTATATAGAAAGAAATCGACTAATTTATTATCGCGTGCTAAAAGCAAGGGTATTAGAAACAATCTTTTTATCTTCACGAGGTATGTAAGATTATATACACACCACCCTTTACGGGGCTCACTTTATAGATTGCGTTGAATATATCGTTGTTGTTACATGCTAATAACGGAAGGAAAATCCAAATACAAGTTCGATCGAATATGTATACCTATCCAATTTAAAATCTAATAATTAACACTTAAAGTCGtactgaaatttaaaattcacaaaatttaaaatttgaatttactcTTATCTCATATATCGCCCATCTCGATTCATATGATTTATATAACGGAGTTTGATTagacacaaaatttaaaagagtGAATTAAGTCATAAGATTTGTATGGTGGAgtttcttttttccttatttaatacATTATCAAGACACTCTACTTTGAGTAATAATGTTGTGTCATCATTCACTAATAAAAGATTAATTAAGTAGTAAGTAGTTTATTTGGCTTATTAAAAAAATGTCATAcaagtgtatttatttatttatttactaattTCTTCATAGACAAATTACTTTCACCTATCTTGTTTGTCTTCATCTCTTAATATCAAATCAATGTAGTTTTTAATCTTAAGATACATCCCCCTATCAATGATGATTTGAATGTAATATAAAAGAATGTACCACCAATGGTAAAAGTGACTCAATGTTCCGTCTTTCTTAATTAAAgatcttaaatttaaatttttaaaaatataaacgaGTCGATCGATCCTTCATTCATTAGAAATAAGGAGGCTTTTCACTTTCACGTCTCAATTCGTCGAAACTCGAATATGTAAAACCTGCATGCTTCCCTATCGGCCATCTCCGGAACTCATAAGAGTAAGAAATGAGAAAGGAAATATGAATTCTCGACTCTAAAGAGAAACgagtttaaaaaaaaacatagaatTTGAATTAGTTAAGTCAATAAATTTCGAATATCGAACAATTAACTAGAAAGAAAAAAGACTATTCAACTTTCTCTCTGAAAGTTTctataatttaattttgtatatgaGAAATAATTGCCTATTATTTTCACCTTCTAAGTAGTCATAAGactatcctatttcaaaaattattttgactcAATCTAAAAATCTTTTGACATATTAATATCCTATAGCATATATAtagccaaaaaagaaaaaaaatttatttttcccaattgaatattgaataaattcAACAACGTGAAGGCCATTATCCCACTACCAATATGGATAAAGTCATTATCCAAATGTACTATTTGTATCAtaattaattatacaaaaattactaTGGATAAAGTCATTATCCAAATGgagtatctatatatatatatatcatgattaATTATACAGaaattacttaaaaaaataacatttacCTATTCGTTGTGagataattattatataaatattgatgaattaaatactaaaatttttaCCTCGACTATTATATAGTTAAGTTATAATTATGACTATATTGTAAAAGGAGTTACATATACCAACAGGACATAAATTACGATCTAACGTACAAACGTAAAAgctttatataaaaatatatatatatattttaaaagtattttggcaactataaatatctaaaattatttagaattttaattaagttattataggaaaataatttaattttcaataggTCAATTATTAGCTTGCTTTGGTCTTCCCCGAACCTAAGCTTCGTTTCCGAATCTTCTAGGCCTGGCATTTTTGCTTATAAATAGTAGACCTTTTTCTCGATTGGAGATAAGTCTTCATACGTGTACGAGTTGAAAAGATATTTTCTCTCTTCGTTAAGGTACTGTAATCATCGCTATTATTGCTGTTATTAGTATTGAATTTCTGAGTTTTGAGTTCATATTTTGTGTTTCTGTTCTCTGATCTGTGAATTGTGCTTGAAATTTGgagttttttgatgtattttttgcttaaaatgactgagttttggttgaaattaGTTGTGATGAACAGTTTTTATGGCGATCGTAAGTATATATTTGAATAGTATGAAATTTAACTggaaaaagaaagtgaaattttaGTATTGAATTTCTGCTTTTTGAGCTGAGATTTTTGTGTTTCGGTTCTCCGATCTGTGTACTGTGCTTGAAATTTGGAGTTTTTTTGATGTAGTTTTTGCTTAAAATGATGGAGTTTTGCTTAAAATGATTGATTTTTGCTTGAAATGATGGATTTTTTTTGCTTAATACGATGGATTTTTGCTTGCAATGAGTTGTGATGAACATTTTTTTTGCGATCGTGAAGTATATTTGATGAGTATGAAGTTTGACTAGGAAGTGAGATAGATGAACGTCTTCTAGCTAAGCTAAACTGTATTTGATAGTATGGAATTTCTGAATTTGATGTGAGATTTTGTATTTCGTCTCTCCGATCTGTGGATTTGTGCttgatttttggagtttttgatgtattttttgcCGAAAATGattgagttttggttgaaatgaGTTGTGATGAATATTTTTTGTTGCGATTGTGAGGTAGATTTTATGAGTATGAAGTTTGACTTGGAAGTGAAAAGTTCTACTGGAAAACTGTTAGCTGAACTGTATTTGATCAGTTAGAAAATGTAATGAAATTCTATTTTTGAATTTCTGCTTTTTGAGTTGAGACTTTGTGTTTCGGTTCTCCGATCTGTGAACTGCTTTtgaaatttggattttttttgctgattttttttttttttgctcaaaaTGATGGATTTTTGGTTGTGTTAGTGATGAACATTTTTTCTAGCGATTGTGAAGTATATTTGATTGATGAGTATGAAATTTAAGCTGGAATTGAAGAGTTCTACTGGAAAAATGATGATCCTTTCTCAAGTTTTCGTTGTTTCTATTGATAGATGAACGTCTTTTAGCTGAACTGTATTTGATCTATGGAATTGTGTTTgaaatttggaatttttttgatgtaattttttacTGGAAATGATTGATTTTTGCTTGAAATGAGTTGTGATGAACTTATTTTTCAAGCTATCATGAAGTATATTTGATGAGTATGAAGTTTAAGTTGGAAGTGAGATAGATGAACGTCTTCTAGCTAAACTGTATTTGATTAGTATTTCTGTTTTTTGATTTGAGGTTTTGTGTTTCATTTTCCGATCCGTGGAATTGtgcttgaaatttgaattattttgatttactttTTGCTGAAGATGattgagttttggttgaaatgaGCTGTGATGAACAGTTTTTGTTTCGATCGTGCAGTAGATTTTATGTGTATGAAGTTTGACTTTGAAGTGAGAAGTTCTACTGGAAGATAGAATTGGAATTTAATATTGAATATCTGCTTCAGGGGGTGGGGGTTGGGGGGTTGGCTTGATTCTTTATGCCATAAATATACAGTTTCCGATGGAAAGTTATTAATAATTGGGTGATAATTGAATGTTTGAGTTGCCGTTTCCTAGATTACGTGATCATTGGCTTTCCTAGATTAATATGTTGGATTCATTCTTTTCTCAAACATTTTCAGATAGCAATTTGGAGAAAGTAGAATGGCGTTAGTTTCTGGAGGAAGGTCAACATTGAATCCAAATGCACCTCTGTTCATCCCATCTTATGTACGACAAGTGGAGGATTTTTCACCCgaatggtggaatttggtaaCAACCGCAACATGGTTCCGTGACTATTGGACGAGCCAGCATCAGGATGAGGAATTTGGCGATGATGATTTTGGTTTAGCAGGAAATGATGTTGCTGACTTGCTTCCCGAAAATATTGATCTTGATGTTGATGAAGATATTTTGAACATGGAAGCTCAGTTTGAAGAATTTCTTCAATCATCTGCAAGTGAGCAACAAGGAATCAAGTCATCATACTCTGGTGTCAATGGTAATTTTCAATTTCCGTAGTCCATGATACTTGTGTCGTTGATTCTGACTAGTATTTAATACCATGATACCTACTAAATCGCATTCTCTTTCTCGACGACAGGCTTACCCAAGGGTTCTGAGGCACTCGTAAGGACACTAAGCATGCCAAAGCCAAAATCTCCTTTCGAGACACCAAAGTACCACGAGAAGCCAGCAAAGATCGTTAGCCCAAAGAACAGCCTTCGCCGCATCCAGCAGCCTCGTTGAATGAAGTTTAGCTTAAGCGAAAAAAGCTCTTGGTTTGTAGTTTGAGCATGTCAGTTCTTAATTTGCAGCTTTTAATCTTCACAAAGCAGCAGTTGAGAGAGTCTTATGAGTCTTTAGTTCTTGTAATCTTTTGTATAGACTATAGAGCAAGGTAGGTGGCACTTTTGTATATCTGTCCTTGTTCATAGTTTTAGTGTATGCTTTCATCAGTTTTTTTTAATCttgtaaacaaaaaaatatgtaaaaatcagttgacaaaaagttgaaaaaacaGCATGTCTTTGTATCCTTCCTCTCTAGTTGCAGTCTTTTAAGCATAATGTAAGCTTGAACATATGATTATAGTGACTAATTTGGTACAAAAAAGAAAGCCTCCAAAAGATATTGGACGTGTTTTTCTCTCAGAAATCACTTCTCTACTTTTCATGAATATACAATGGTATGTTGTTATCGTTGTTGCTTGTATATTTGAAAGTTGTTTTGATTTCAAACCATGAAACAAGTACAAGGTCTTAGACAAGTGTCGTTAATTGATAGGTACCCTCTATCAATCCTTTCTTGGTCATGTGTCAATGTCACTTTTGTTAAAAGGATAGGTATGATCTCAATatcaaacttactcatttttGTCAAACTTAAATATCTCGGTTTTTTACTAAGGATGATAAGTATTTTCTCgaaattaatagtctataataATACATATTTTGAAGGAGACGAATAAATGTGTCGATCTTCTGGTAAATAAGAGTCACAaacttgaaagttgcaattgaggAAATGCATGTAAGATTTAGTTTATGTACCAAAAAAACTGAGTGTTGTTATAATTAGTGTTATAAAGTAAAGTGGATTGCATTTCCAAACAAAAAATGATtgttcttttgaaaaaaataaaaaagttgaaaagaTGAGCTTAATGGAAAGTTTCATTAGGCTAAAAAATTGAATCATCATTGTAGCtccattttctttgttttttctggGCCTAGTGggaaatttctttattttggttttggtacgAATTCATTGCAAAGATATGAAAGTGATCTCAATTCCCACATTTGTCTCTATTTTTATTAACATTAACACATCAAAGCCAACTAAGTCCCTAGTGGACTACACTATGATTTCATTTGCTTTAATAGTATCTCTATCTTCACAGAATAGGAATATGATTTGCGTATGTACCACCCTTCTCGTACCTTAATTATtaagttatattgaatatactgttatatttaataaaagaagaagaactCTCGTTCATCATTGCATCAAATTGAAACTTAGAAAGTGTTTCGAGTGTAAGTTTGGACATATTTAATACAGATTCTATTTGTTAGGAAAcactttatttccttttttatatgAGATTTTTCCACGTAAATTAGGATTTAGTCGGTCTCACCGGAATAACCCAAAAAAAGTATATATAAATccaaattacaataaaaaaaaaattattccttagTTTTTCTAATCTCAAAATATCCTTTTTCTAAAATCCTATTATAGTGACTATTCTTGTTATTTTGCACTATTTTCATTGTgacccccccccccgccccccgcCACTCCCCACCTTTTCCCACTCAGCCACCAAGATATTTTTCTGTCAAATTTCTGACTCTAAACGTCCATGGCATCACCTACCACCAgtaagtacttttttttttttttattcagtagttatttttttctcttattttgtgcaaaatttgattctcattcatatatatatttttgtgggTGTTTAGAAAAAATTGATCTTGAAAACAAATTGGATTAGTGAATTGAGTTTCAATTGATTCTTGGTATATAACAATGTAAAGACATTGTTTTTATGATTGATATGCATATTGAATGCTGAAATCTATGTATTTATTTAGTTAAATAAGGGtagcccgatgcactaaagctctgCTATGCACGGGGTTCGAGGAAGTGttggaccacaagggtctatgtATTTGTGTTAGAGGATGTTTCCCCTGCTTGAATTCCGTatcctcctggtcacatgacaacaactttactagttactgcAAGGCTCCCTTAATATGTGTTTATTTAGTTGAAAGGGAAATAAAGTTGAGAACCTTAGATGTTGATTTGTTCCTGGTCTAGGGAAGTGCCTGACCACAAAGGTCTATGCATTTCTGCCAAATgttgtttccacggcttgaactcCGTGTCCTCCTGACCACGTGGcagcaactttactagttactacAAGGCTCCGCTTAATCTGTGTTTATTTAGTTGCCACAAGGGTCTACGCATTTCTGCTAGATgttgtttccacggcttgaactcCGTGTCCTCCTGGTCATATGGTGCAACTTTAATCTGTGTTTATTTAGTTGAAAGGGAAATAAAGTTGAGAACTTTAGATGTTAATTTGTTCCTGGTCCAGGGAAGtgccggaccacaagggtctatgtATTTTCGCCAGATgtgtttccacggcttgaacacTGTGTCCTCCTAGTCATctgacagcaactttaccagttactacCAGGCTCCCTTAATCTGTGTTTATTGAATTGAAAGGGAAATAAAGTTGAGAACTTTAGATGTTGATTTGTTCCTGGTCCAGGGAAGTGccagaccacaagggtctatgcatttctgctagaggttATTTCCACGGTTTGAACTTCGTGTCCTCCTGGTTACATGGCAACAATTTTACTAGTTACTACAAGACTCCTCTTAATCTGTGTTTATTTAGTTGAAAAGGAAAATAGAGTTGAGAACTTTAGATGTTGATTTGTTCCTGGTCTAGGGAAGTGCCGGATCACAAGGGTCtatgcatttctgccagaggctatttccaCAGCTTGAACTCCGTGTTCTCCTGACCAcgtggcagcaactttaccagttactgcAAGGCTCCCCTTAAAACTGTGTTTGTTTAGTTGAAAGGGAGATAAAGTTGAGAACTTTAGATGTTGATTTGTTCCTGAAGTGccagaccacaagggtctatGCATTTCTGCTAGATGTTGTTTCCATGACTTGAACTCCGTGTCCTCCTGTTCATATGACAATAACTTTACTAGTTACTACAAGGCTCCTGTTAATACGTGTTTATTTAGTTGAAAGGGAAAAAAAGTTGAGAACTTTAGATGTTGATTTGTTCCTTTCATTGCCCAACAACTGTTTCTCTTTACTTAGAAACTAGTCTTGATGTATAGAATTGAGGTTAATGTTCCAAATATTTATGGAAAGCTAAAGTTGATCCCTTTGTTATAAATGCTACACTAAAATTACTTCATTCGTCCCGATTTATGTGACTAACTACTAGGTAGTCCGGTGCATGAAGTATCCCAAGTTCAGTCACATCCCAAGGGGGTGCATACAAGCAGCCTGCTTTGTAGTTAATTCCATGACTCGAACTCATGACCAATAGGTCCGTCCGTCAGACGGAGATAGTTATGTCATTGCTCTAAGGATTCCCTTCGTGTGACTTGCtactgcaacaacaacaatatacctagtgtaatccgacaagtggggtctgggaaggtaGAATATATGCACACCTTACCCTACTGCGTGGACTttggaggtagagagactgtttccgaaagacccttgGCTCAAGTGCATAAAGTCAAAATAGTTTCGAACAAAGAAATACAGATGTGACTTGCTACTGATTAGAAAAAAAGACTATGATATGTTCAAAAGAAAGAAGTCTATTGTTAAAAGTAAGGTTTGATATTAGGTGTAATCTTCATTTCTGGAAAGATGGAGGAATCTATCTCTGAAACGAAACACAGATAAAATTTCTAGATGAGTACTCGTGCTTTAACCACTCTTGTTAACGAAACGCGGTtgatctgtcttttttttttcttttcttagtttgTTTCCAATTAAGATTAGTATCCGTCTGCATAACAAATCTTGTCTTTGCTTAACAATTATTACAAAGTTGCAAATCGACAAACTTTTTAGCTAATTTTTAGATTTATGAGTAAACATCTCCTACACATTTTTGAACATGCAAGTTTTTTAAGAGTAAATTTTGTACCTGGAGCCATATATACATTAGCTTATTTATACAACGAGTATTTAATAGAAAACTTAAGAATTAAGTTTATTAGAAACTGTTCTATAGAGTTGATTTGAACTTCATGAGGCTCCAAATTACTGCAAGACTGCAAAATTCTCTGCATCCTGCAATGCTAGTTAGATGTCTATTATGATTGATTGGAAGTTAAAAATTGGATACGAACTGTGGTATAGTTACTTTATTCAAATGTAAATCGTtgctaaaacaaaacaaaacaaaagatcATGTTAAGAAGTTGTGGAGGACACAGATTAGGGTGgaaggttagtaggtagtagAGCGTTGTCTAGCGTAGCTTCCTTACTAGTACTCGTAGTATTACTCAGGGAGTTTCTTTTCCTTTGATGTTTGTTATTATCTGTTATTTCTTGCACTTTGATTATCGTATTACTTTGTTGTACTTACGTTCTTTTTTCAGTATGCTTTGACATGATCTCTATTAGTATTTTGACATGAAATTTTTACTCCGGTTGACTCTTTTTTCTAGAGCCAAGGGtcaaaaacagcctctctacctctcaGGGTAGGGGTAAGGTCCGCGTACACTCTACACTCTCCAGACCCACACGTGGGATTACAGTGGATATGTTCTTGTTGTTGCAGTATGTTAGATCAAATTTCGTATAAATAATTGATTGAAATGGGCTGCGTCAATGACAGGTCACATGGATATACCAAAAGGAGACAAGCTTGTGCTAAGGGGTTTAAAGTTCCATGGATATCACGGGGTGAAGCCCGAAGAAACGAAGCTGGGGCAGAAGTTCTTGGTGGATGTTGATGCTTGGATGGATCTTCGACCAGCTGGTAAATCCGACTGCTTGTCAGATACGCTGAGTTACACCGATATATACAGGTGAGTGCCTGAGAGGTCGTTCAATTGTGCTTCATTTTCTACTTTCTGAAGGTTAAGATGGAACATCGAAAGTTCTTAGCGAATAAGTTTTGTGAAATAAACCTGTACAATTAACTATTAAAGCGCTATCGCTCACTAGACTGATTGAAACTTCTCTCACAATATGGTGATTCAACAGTTTCCCCgtgtgtgaagtgaaataaaCAAGTATGTGAAACCTCAttaatagattataaataatcGTAGAAGTGTTTTATCATTTTACAATACACATCCACATGCGGTTTTGGGAAGTTGTTCTTGTTCTGAAAATCGACTGGCCTGATGTTTGCTGAGCAATTCTCTGTTGCTCCATAGTTTCTTGTCTTTCGATTCCTATTACTATCCGGTGATTCCTTGCACctcgattatcatattattttgttgtagtttctgttTTGTTACTATCTGCTGTTTTGCTGTTATATGTTGTTTTTTGTACTTCAGTTCTTTTTCTGCACTGGTTTGGACTCTTTTtccttgagctgagggtctataggatcaacctctctacttctgaggtaggggtaaggtataTGTACACTCTATCCTCGtagactccactttgtgggactacactgtTTATGATCGTTATGTTTATTTCGGTTTGAGATTGCTTTGATAGATATCATTTTCATCTGAGAATTGGCAGAATAGTGAAAGAGATTGTAGAAGGTCCACCTAGAAAACTTCTAGAGAATGTCGCGGAGCTCATAGCATCTACAACGCTGAACAAGTACCCGCAGGTATCTGCTGTTCGCGTTCAAGTTGGAAAGCCGCATGTGGCTGTTCAAGGACCTGTTGACTACTTGGGCGTCGAGATAATCAGACACAGAGATCTTTGATGTTCAAATCCATGTCTTATTGCTCTTTTGTAATTTGAAGTCCTGTTGTTAAACAACACAGTTTTTCATCCTTTCCATCTGCATTTGCTATTGTTTTTCGTATAAAAACTCTTCGAATTCGTGCTCCATGAATATGTTACTTCATCACATGAACACGGGAAATTTGGCTATTAAGCCTCTTCAAGTTTCTAATTAGCAAAATGGCCTACTTCTATTTTCTCATCTGTCGAattgataatcgatctgtccATATATAGGTCGGATCGATAATTGATCTGTCGGATTGATAATCCATCTGTCTATATATCGATCGGATATATAATAGATATGTCTAAAAAATGGGtcatttctctaaaaaataaacaaacttgtagtctatttaattaaaaagaagatttgaaaagGCCATTTAACAAAAGATCTCGTTCGAGGTGTGGAAGCAGTCACTAATGTTTTGCATCAGCATAGATTGTCTACGTGaaggtgacttttgtgtaaatgaatattttagttgaataaccgatgtttgaagatgatttacccctttatagtgatagactaatgtggtagatagtagcatgtgtggattatatggtagtctgtgggggaagtgtttgactcagatttttatttatatagagtaagatgtgtatttttagatctttgaatattgtgtatcaagtttctatcttttgtaatcttgttatcattgtgttgttgaaactaaaaagtctagtgaagccgtgtggggctctttcgattcactagcatagttgccttgtcattcatctcattttattgttcaaaacacaaaaatcaaagtctagtaaagccgtgtgaggtctatttcgattcactagcaacttgttgttcatcaagttgttcttatgttggttggaactggggtttAGAGGCATAATgtcaagaaaagtggtaagggcaatttattgaatatatgtatagccgaatctttttgcatgagattgagttggtaattaagtgatacgtccttgtgtgttagtttagtagaaggtagagaaggagttattagcaaggtgaattattgtttgcttgaaatatgaaaatggctatattagccagtaagttataattataaactcat is from Capsicum annuum cultivar UCD-10X-F1 chromosome 5, UCD10Xv1.1, whole genome shotgun sequence and encodes:
- the LOC107869991 gene encoding protein EARLY RESPONSIVE TO DEHYDRATION 15, with amino-acid sequence MALVSGGRSTLNPNAPLFIPSYVRQVEDFSPEWWNLVTTATWFRDYWTSQHQDEEFGDDDFGLAGNDVADLLPENIDLDVDEDILNMEAQFEEFLQSSASEQQGIKSSYSGVNGLPKGSEALVRTLSMPKPKSPFETPKYHEKPAKIVSPKNSLRRIQQPR
- the LOC107869989 gene encoding dihydroneopterin aldolase 2, encoding MASPTTSHMDIPKGDKLVLRGLKFHGYHGVKPEETKLGQKFLVDVDAWMDLRPAGKSDCLSDTLSYTDIYRIVKEIVEGPPRKLLENVAELIASTTLNKYPQVSAVRVQVGKPHVAVQGPVDYLGVEIIRHRDL